The DNA window TAGCGGCCTGGATGCCTTGTATGACCGGATGTTAGTGCGTGTTTTTGTCAATCGCATTCAAGACAAGCAAAACTTCAAAGCCATGTTAACCGTGGGAACCAATCAAGAAGCCCATGTGGAACCTGCGTTAAAAATCACTCATGATGAGTATCACCAATGGCAAGCCCAACTGCAACAATTGACCCTAAGTGATGCCTTGTTTGACAAGCTATATCGCTTGAAAACTCTGTTGGAAAGTGAAACTGGACAGACTGCCGATTTGTATGTGTCAGATCGCCGTTGGAAGAAATCGGTCAAATTGCTAAAAGCCAGTGCCTTTTTTAATGGGCGGCAAGAGATTAATCCACTCGATTTATTACTACTCGAACATTGTTTATGGAGCTCTCCTGAATCTCGTGATGTGGTGCAAAATGTCATGCAGCGCTTTGCGGTGGAAGAGGCGTTCGAGCAAAGACACGTCTCTCAGCAATTGACGTTAGCTCAAGAGATTATGACGAACATCGCACAAAGCGTGGCACAGTCATTGGCGATGTCGTTACAGGTAGAAATGTCATCGGGGTTACGTAAGAAACAGGTGTATCACTATGATGTGTCGCAAGCGACGTTGCATCGGGTGGGCAATTCACCACAATTAGTGAAACTGGTGCTGCTGCATCGCAATTTGTCGGTCTCTGAGAATGAAAAAGGCGATAGCCGCTGGGTATATGTGCCGTTGGCAGAGTTTGAAAAAGTGGTTAAAGACGGCGGCGGTAATGTGTATGGCTATGTAAACCATAATACACAGTTATGCCGGCTAACCTTCGATTTGGATGCGGACCGCCGTGTGGTCATCAAAGATATTGCGAACCGCTCTGTTTTAGTGGCTTTGGCCACCCATCAAGGATTGGATGGGGAACAGCATCAACAATGGTTGGCTGATACACAGCAAGCCGCTCATATTCTTGAGCAATCTCAGCATCAATTACGCCAAGTGCGGACGCAATTTCATTCTGCTTTGCCTCATAACTTCGTTGAACCGCCTGTCTTATCAAAAATCGAAGCGGGCATTCAAGAGCTGGTCGAGCGTT is part of the Vibrio zhugei genome and encodes:
- a CDS encoding ATPase RavA domain-containing protein, which encodes MNSSPIASHASQALLSERINQLAASLSEGVYERESTIKLCLLAALSGESVFLLGPPGIAKSLIAKRLIQAFDKSSYFEYLMTRFSTPEEVFGPLSIQELKDNGRYVRLTEGYLPNAQVVFLDEIWKAGPAILNTLLTVVNEKTFKNGSDVQKVPMRLLISASNELPDQDSGLDALYDRMLVRVFVNRIQDKQNFKAMLTVGTNQEAHVEPALKITHDEYHQWQAQLQQLTLSDALFDKLYRLKTLLESETGQTADLYVSDRRWKKSVKLLKASAFFNGRQEINPLDLLLLEHCLWSSPESRDVVQNVMQRFAVEEAFEQRHVSQQLTLAQEIMTNIAQSVAQSLAMSLQVEMSSGLRKKQVYHYDVSQATLHRVGNSPQLVKLVLLHRNLSVSENEKGDSRWVYVPLAEFEKVVKDGGGNVYGYVNHNTQLCRLTFDLDADRRVVIKDIANRSVLVALATHQGLDGEQHQQWLADTQQAAHILEQSQHQLRQVRTQFHSALPHNFVEPPVLSKIEAGIQELVERLATVREECEPDIQRLQRFADYFS